From one Luteolibacter sp. SL250 genomic stretch:
- a CDS encoding M48 family metallopeptidase, with protein sequence MTDWNFLTIIIMIALLALWKLEFAATLLNLKAFPSKVPAGLEDVMDAGKLENARAYLMANSRFHLIESIASLAVLLVFWVLGGFNWLDGLARSMGGNEVVTGLIFLSLLMLGQSLASLPFQIYGTFGIEQKFGFNRSTPAVFIMDRLKGLLLAAVLGLPIGAAVLWIFGNVPNAWLWAWITVTVFQLLLTYLAPSLIMPLFNKFTPMPEGETKKSIEALGDKCGFPLDGVFVMDGSKRSTKANAFFTGLGKRKKIALFDTLMEKHTEPELLAVLAHEIGHFRCGHIKQRLVVGILQMAVIFFLLGLATDPTGKFSRLLFDAFGVAKISPHVGLVLFGILLEPVSKLLSIFANAWSRKHEFEADAYAKKVTGDHQPLEEALKKLSADHLSHPTPAALRVWLDYSHPPLLTRLAAMRRDQ encoded by the coding sequence ATGACCGACTGGAATTTTCTCACGATCATCATCATGATCGCCCTCCTCGCGCTGTGGAAACTGGAGTTCGCGGCCACCCTACTGAACCTGAAGGCCTTCCCGTCGAAAGTCCCCGCCGGTCTGGAAGACGTGATGGACGCGGGAAAGCTGGAGAACGCGCGCGCCTACCTGATGGCGAACTCCCGCTTCCACCTCATCGAGTCCATCGCCTCGCTGGCCGTGCTGCTCGTGTTCTGGGTGCTGGGCGGCTTCAACTGGCTGGACGGACTGGCCCGCTCCATGGGCGGCAACGAAGTCGTCACCGGCCTCATTTTCCTGTCGCTGCTCATGCTCGGCCAGTCACTGGCCTCCCTGCCCTTCCAGATCTACGGCACTTTCGGGATCGAGCAGAAATTCGGCTTCAACCGTTCCACCCCCGCCGTGTTCATCATGGACCGGCTGAAAGGTCTGCTGCTGGCGGCGGTGCTGGGCCTGCCCATTGGCGCGGCGGTGCTGTGGATCTTCGGCAACGTGCCGAACGCCTGGTTGTGGGCATGGATCACCGTCACGGTCTTCCAGCTCCTGCTCACCTATCTGGCTCCGTCGCTCATCATGCCGCTGTTCAACAAGTTCACCCCCATGCCGGAGGGAGAGACGAAGAAGTCCATCGAAGCCCTCGGTGACAAATGCGGTTTCCCGCTGGACGGCGTCTTCGTCATGGACGGCTCGAAGCGCTCGACGAAGGCCAACGCCTTCTTCACCGGCCTCGGCAAGCGGAAGAAGATCGCGCTGTTCGACACGCTGATGGAGAAGCACACGGAGCCGGAGCTGCTGGCCGTGCTGGCCCATGAGATCGGCCACTTCCGCTGCGGCCACATCAAGCAGCGGCTGGTGGTCGGCATCCTCCAGATGGCGGTGATCTTCTTCCTCCTCGGCCTGGCCACGGATCCGACGGGAAAATTCTCCCGTCTTCTCTTTGATGCGTTCGGCGTGGCGAAGATCTCGCCGCACGTCGGTCTGGTCCTTTTCGGCATCCTGCTGGAGCCCGTCTCAAAGCTGCTCTCCATCTTCGCCAACGCATGGTCCCGCAAGCACGAGTTCGAGGCGGATGCGTATGCCAAGAAAGTCACCGGCGACCACCAGCCACTGGAGGAAGCCCTGAAGAAACTCTCCGCCGACCACCTTTCCCACCCCACCCCCGCCGCGCTCCGCGTCTGGCTGGACTACTCCCACCCTCCGCTGCTCACCCGGCTGGCGGCGATGAGGCGTGACCAGTAA
- a CDS encoding alpha/beta fold hydrolase has protein sequence MKRLLSLALASLFTASAHAGEGVSGKPIATHAVLVHGIFEDGSKFKKMKARLESHGIRCIAPKLIHHDGIGGLDFLAEHLKKDIDQAFGKDEKIILIGFSMGGIVSRHYLQQLGGAERCATFITISSPHHGTAAAWTFPSEGAVQMRAGSDFLAELARTEDRLGNIPIVSYRTPMDLIILPAESSVWDRAENVSFNIPVHPMMIQSRKVIADIERRILKPHQDTRS, from the coding sequence ATGAAACGCCTCCTTTCACTGGCCCTCGCCTCCCTCTTCACCGCCTCCGCCCACGCCGGCGAGGGAGTCTCTGGGAAGCCCATCGCCACCCACGCCGTTCTGGTCCACGGGATCTTCGAGGACGGGAGCAAATTCAAGAAAATGAAGGCGCGGCTGGAGAGCCACGGCATCCGCTGCATCGCGCCGAAGCTCATCCACCACGACGGCATCGGCGGGCTCGACTTCCTCGCGGAGCATCTGAAGAAGGACATCGACCAAGCGTTCGGAAAGGACGAGAAGATCATCCTCATCGGCTTCAGCATGGGCGGCATCGTTTCCCGCCACTACCTCCAGCAGCTCGGGGGTGCGGAGCGTTGCGCCACCTTCATCACCATTTCCTCACCCCACCACGGGACCGCCGCCGCGTGGACATTCCCCAGCGAGGGAGCCGTCCAGATGCGCGCCGGGAGCGACTTCCTCGCGGAGCTCGCGCGCACTGAGGACCGGCTGGGTAACATCCCCATCGTCTCCTACCGCACTCCCATGGATCTCATCATCCTGCCGGCGGAAAGCTCCGTCTGGGACCGGGCGGAAAACGTCTCCTTCAACATCCCCGTCCACCCCATGATGATCCAGTCGCGGAAAGTCATCGCCGACATCGAGCGGCGGATCCTGAAACCTCACCAGGATACCCGCTCCTGA
- a CDS encoding NAD(P)-dependent oxidoreductase, protein MSGTPTIQRAAVLGLGIIGSRALARLREAGWQVKAWNRTPKNLPDEVVTPEDAIRDAQVISIYLKDRAAVREVVERISPHLTEGQIVLNHATVDLETTQWLAERCADRGARFLDTPFTGSKNASAGGQLVYYTGGDPALAAEVEPYLMLTAKSLLPCGGIGSATVVKLATNLISACTVQALAEALAISVKHGVSAEDFQRAVSLNAHASGLSAMKLSGMATGDFDTHFSMANMWKDSSYAMTLAEQAGLDAPAIRAVSGRMKELCDDGLADLDFSALAKPYLHPDP, encoded by the coding sequence ATGAGCGGCACGCCGACCATCCAAAGGGCTGCCGTGCTGGGGCTGGGGATCATCGGCTCCCGCGCCTTGGCCAGACTCCGCGAAGCGGGCTGGCAGGTGAAAGCTTGGAACCGCACGCCGAAGAACCTGCCGGATGAAGTGGTCACGCCTGAAGACGCGATCCGCGACGCACAGGTCATCTCCATCTACCTGAAGGACCGCGCCGCCGTGCGTGAGGTGGTGGAGCGCATCTCCCCACACCTCACGGAAGGACAGATCGTGCTCAACCATGCGACCGTGGATCTGGAGACCACCCAGTGGCTGGCGGAGCGGTGCGCGGATCGCGGCGCCCGTTTTCTCGACACGCCGTTCACCGGCAGCAAGAACGCGTCGGCAGGCGGCCAGCTTGTCTATTACACCGGCGGAGACCCCGCGTTGGCGGCGGAGGTGGAACCGTATCTCATGCTCACCGCGAAGTCGCTGCTGCCCTGCGGCGGTATCGGCTCCGCCACGGTGGTGAAGCTGGCGACGAATCTCATCTCCGCCTGCACCGTTCAGGCTCTCGCGGAGGCGCTGGCCATTTCCGTGAAACACGGTGTCTCCGCGGAGGATTTCCAACGGGCCGTCTCGCTGAACGCGCACGCCTCTGGTCTCAGCGCCATGAAGCTGTCCGGCATGGCGACGGGGGACTTCGACACCCATTTTTCCATGGCGAACATGTGGAAGGACAGCAGCTACGCCATGACCCTGGCGGAGCAGGCCGGGTTGGACGCCCCCGCCATCCGCGCCGTCTCCGGGCGCATGAAGGAACTTTGTGACGATGGCCTCGCGGACTTGGATTTCTCCGCGCTGGCGAAACCCTATCTCCATCCTGATCCATGA
- a CDS encoding aldo/keto reductase — translation MFDPNRYDGRMPYRRCGKSGLLLPAISLGFWHNFGHVDDFEEARRMMRRAFDRGVTHFDLANNYGPPAGSAEENVGRILVEDFVAHRDELIISTKAGHNMWHGPYGEWGSRKHLLSSLDQSLKRLRLNYVDIFYSHRPDPDTPLEETMSALATAVHSGKALYVGLSKYPLKKLKKAVKILKKMGIRTLVYQPPYSILNRWPESEGILDWLQEEGIGCVVFSPLAQGMLTPKYYNGIPEGSRAARSEGFLQTSQVEAQQEKIRALGDLAAAQGTPLHHLAIQWTLRSPAVTSSIIGARTVAQLDDCLDALQSTPPDDAALEQIDAIAPGTRGRDAEG, via the coding sequence ATGTTCGACCCGAATCGCTATGATGGCCGCATGCCCTACCGCCGCTGCGGGAAATCCGGCCTCCTTCTGCCGGCCATCTCGCTCGGCTTCTGGCACAACTTCGGCCATGTGGATGACTTTGAGGAAGCCCGCCGCATGATGCGCCGCGCCTTCGACCGTGGCGTCACCCATTTCGACCTGGCCAACAACTACGGCCCGCCCGCCGGCTCCGCAGAGGAAAACGTCGGCCGCATCCTGGTGGAGGACTTCGTCGCCCACCGGGACGAACTCATCATCTCCACCAAGGCAGGCCACAACATGTGGCACGGACCGTATGGCGAGTGGGGTTCCCGCAAGCACCTGCTGTCCTCCCTGGACCAGTCCCTCAAGCGCCTGCGCCTGAACTACGTCGATATCTTCTACTCCCACCGCCCGGACCCGGACACCCCACTGGAGGAAACGATGTCCGCACTGGCCACCGCCGTGCATTCCGGCAAGGCGCTCTACGTAGGGCTTTCGAAATACCCGCTCAAGAAGCTGAAGAAAGCGGTGAAGATCCTGAAAAAGATGGGGATCCGCACCCTGGTCTACCAGCCGCCCTACTCCATCCTCAACCGCTGGCCGGAGTCCGAGGGCATCCTCGACTGGCTGCAGGAAGAGGGAATCGGCTGCGTGGTGTTCAGCCCTCTCGCCCAGGGCATGCTGACGCCGAAGTATTACAACGGCATCCCGGAAGGCTCCCGCGCCGCCCGCTCGGAAGGATTCCTCCAGACCTCCCAGGTGGAGGCCCAGCAGGAAAAGATCCGCGCGCTCGGCGACCTCGCCGCCGCCCAGGGCACCCCGCTCCACCACCTGGCCATCCAGTGGACGCTGCGCTCCCCCGCCGTCACCTCTTCCATCATCGGCGCTCGGACCGTCGCCCAGCTCGACGATTGCCTGGACGCGCTGCAATCCACCCCGCCAGATGACGCGGCGCTGGAACAGATCGACGCCATCGCCCCCGGCACCCGCGGCCGCGACGCGGAGGGCTGA
- a CDS encoding OmpA family protein, producing the protein MKRSLLAAIALIFISPLALAKDAAGSKDHPDFKRITGSEIIWHKASKFDELNIALERVEFDYDKQAFKKTKRDKAEGQLTTLYYKLPADSTTLEAVRQYEAELKPAGYETLFTAENDKLDDGYGRFVEQTFPIAKKTGQLQYLHEFNKDEQRYSILKGKGKEGNAIYVSVYAFRLDDVNTGFDKLVEGHKLEKGNVVARVDILETKAMDTRMTAVKAEEITSSIDTEGRIAIYGVFFDTDKSDIKPESAESLAEMAKAISAGKGTYLIVGHTDNQGDLNYNQTLSLKRATAVTAALTGEYKIPADRVIPVGVGMAAPLAPNTDDKGRAKNRRVEIVKM; encoded by the coding sequence ATGAAACGATCACTGTTAGCCGCCATCGCGTTGATCTTCATATCTCCACTGGCCCTCGCCAAGGACGCCGCAGGGTCCAAGGACCACCCGGATTTCAAGCGCATCACCGGATCGGAGATCATCTGGCACAAGGCGTCGAAGTTCGACGAACTCAACATCGCGCTGGAGCGGGTGGAGTTTGACTACGACAAGCAGGCGTTCAAGAAGACCAAGCGCGACAAGGCGGAAGGCCAGCTCACCACGCTCTACTACAAGCTCCCGGCTGACTCCACGACACTAGAGGCCGTCCGACAGTATGAGGCGGAACTGAAGCCCGCCGGCTACGAGACGCTCTTCACCGCGGAGAATGACAAGCTGGATGATGGCTACGGCCGCTTCGTGGAGCAGACCTTCCCGATCGCCAAGAAGACGGGTCAGCTCCAGTACCTGCATGAGTTCAACAAGGACGAACAGCGCTACTCAATCCTCAAGGGAAAGGGCAAGGAAGGTAACGCCATCTATGTTTCCGTCTATGCATTCAGGCTGGATGACGTGAACACCGGCTTCGACAAGCTGGTGGAGGGCCACAAGCTGGAGAAAGGCAACGTCGTCGCCCGCGTGGACATCCTGGAGACGAAGGCCATGGACACCCGCATGACCGCGGTGAAAGCGGAGGAAATCACCAGTTCCATCGACACCGAAGGCCGGATCGCCATCTACGGCGTCTTCTTCGACACCGACAAGTCGGACATCAAGCCTGAGTCCGCCGAATCCCTCGCGGAAATGGCCAAGGCCATCAGCGCGGGAAAGGGCACCTACCTCATCGTCGGCCACACGGACAACCAAGGGGACCTCAACTACAACCAGACGCTGTCCCTGAAGCGCGCCACCGCCGTCACCGCCGCGCTGACCGGCGAATACAAAATTCCAGCGGACCGTGTGATCCCCGTAGGTGTCGGCATGGCGGCCCCGCTCGCCCCGAACACGGATGACAAAGGCCGGGCGAAGAACCGACGGGTGGAGATCGTGAAAATGTGA
- a CDS encoding LysM peptidoglycan-binding domain-containing protein: protein MKTTLWLTTFSMLAASPLAFSNPELDKLRALVTEQDRQIRQLEEENTKLRHMEEENIKLRALKEDVKPAVTNTAPAKNAATPATAGSAVHTVKAGDTLARISRNAGTTPAAIARLNGIKDPSKLRIGQKLKLPGAPAANTRTAAATPSPAPAPANHGETYVVRDGDTFYSIARKHKVSAESLIAANPDIKPSAMRAGQLVRLQAKPAPAPVAKSSPAPAAGPAEPTAGKPTPESTPVANHSPVASRPTSPSPAEIPDSPAPVSPEPPKGALKSVIIDGEITYGEFAAKHGTQIDRLNELNGLDLMQDTVLAKGSELYVNAQP from the coding sequence ATGAAAACCACGCTGTGGCTCACCACTTTCTCGATGCTCGCCGCCTCCCCCCTGGCTTTCTCAAACCCGGAACTGGACAAACTCCGGGCCTTGGTGACCGAGCAGGACCGCCAGATCCGCCAGCTTGAGGAGGAGAACACCAAACTCCGTCACATGGAGGAGGAGAACATCAAGCTCCGCGCCTTGAAGGAGGACGTCAAACCCGCCGTCACCAACACGGCCCCCGCGAAAAACGCCGCCACTCCGGCCACCGCAGGCTCCGCCGTGCACACCGTGAAGGCCGGCGACACGCTCGCCAGGATCAGCCGCAACGCAGGGACCACCCCGGCGGCGATCGCCCGCCTGAATGGCATCAAGGATCCGTCCAAACTGCGGATCGGCCAGAAGCTCAAGCTTCCCGGCGCCCCCGCGGCGAACACCCGTACCGCAGCGGCGACACCTTCCCCTGCACCAGCTCCCGCCAATCACGGCGAGACCTATGTGGTCCGGGATGGAGACACGTTCTACAGCATCGCCCGCAAGCACAAGGTCTCCGCCGAATCCCTCATCGCCGCAAACCCGGACATCAAGCCATCCGCCATGCGGGCGGGCCAGCTCGTCCGCCTGCAGGCGAAACCCGCTCCCGCACCGGTCGCAAAGTCCTCTCCCGCTCCAGCGGCCGGACCTGCGGAACCCACCGCCGGCAAACCTACTCCAGAGAGCACCCCGGTGGCCAACCACAGCCCTGTCGCCAGCCGGCCAACCTCCCCTTCTCCCGCGGAAATTCCGGACAGCCCAGCCCCTGTCAGTCCGGAACCACCGAAAGGCGCCCTCAAATCCGTCATCATCGACGGTGAGATCACCTATGGAGAATTCGCCGCAAAACACGGCACCCAGATCGACCGGCTGAATGAACTCAACGGGCTCGATCTGATGCAGGACACCGTTCTGGCCAAAGGGTCGGAACTCTACGTGAACGCCCAGCCATAA
- a CDS encoding histidine triad nucleotide-binding protein, with protein sequence MADKTLFQKICDKEIPASMVHEDDVCVAFRDISPQAPVHILIVPRKPIPRIAAATAEDAATLGHLLLTAGEIARSEGIADTGFRVAINNGPHGGETVPHLHVHLLGGRPLQWPPG encoded by the coding sequence ATGGCCGACAAAACGCTGTTCCAGAAAATATGCGACAAGGAGATCCCCGCGAGCATGGTCCATGAAGATGACGTCTGCGTCGCCTTCCGCGATATTTCCCCGCAGGCGCCCGTCCACATCCTCATCGTCCCGCGCAAGCCGATCCCACGGATCGCCGCCGCCACCGCGGAGGATGCCGCCACGCTCGGCCACCTCCTGCTCACCGCCGGAGAGATCGCCCGCAGCGAGGGCATCGCGGACACCGGCTTCCGTGTCGCCATCAACAACGGACCGCACGGCGGGGAAACCGTCCCCCATCTCCATGTCCATCTCCTGGGCGGACGCCCCCTGCAATGGCCACCCGGCTGA
- the uvrA gene encoding excinuclease ABC subunit UvrA: MDTIRIRGARQHNLRNIDVDLPKGKLVVITGPSGCGKSSLAFHTLYAEGQRRYVESLSVYARQFLDQLEKPDVDSIEGLSPAIAIEQRGGGLNPRSTVATATEIYDYLRVLWAAAGVPHDPLTGARLQKMGPMDIVTRLAGLPEGTKVILLAPLPKEELGEPVRLLGDLQRQGFIRLRVDGEVMEIEEASKNWPELPSAVEIVVDRFVIRAGVESRLADSVETALRLCGSEARASVQEPEADAWSDLSFQTSYRNPETGFTVGELSPKHFSFNSHLGACEACEGLGTEMFCDPALLLGEKELPLLKGGMKGWWKEKSQRDGQFKRETTALLAQYELPEASTFSSLTDEVKRVLLEGGHLVTGWKLGKEKKPQTKRFEGLTVEAMRKYREASSEAGRRRLARVMAHRPCRVCGGRRLKREWLAVRIEGPDDRWLGIQDFCALDVAGAVEWLEGFQPDPSKAEVCKRLADDVRSRLSFLSEVGLDYLTLDRTSGTLSGGEAQRIRLATQLGAGLSGVLYVLDEPSIGLHAADTARLVGALTRLRDLGNTVIVVEHDEEIIRAADWVIDMGPGAGAGGGLVLAEGLPDGIASPTGEWLRGKKISVPAAPSSLGLGELVIRGAREHNLRNIDVKILLGRLVCLTGPSGSGKSTLADDILRRVLMRHFNGSGEMPGAHDGIDGLEQIEKCVVADQSPIGRSPRSNPATFTGAFDLVRDLFTKLALSKQRGYGPGRFSFNAAGGRCERCMGNGRLKIEMHFLPDAWVVCPGCFGKRFNRETLEVTYKGKSIADVLELAVSDARVFFRPIPKLHKILEILEELGLGYLKLGQPANTLSGGEAQRLKLAVELAKPQAPHTLYLFDEPTTGLHFGDVEKLLAAFMKLRDAGHSVLVVEHQLDVIAASDWVIELGPGGGRHGGSLVSEGSPAKIRKDKASPTGKALARMSR, from the coding sequence GTGGACACCATCCGGATCCGGGGAGCGAGACAGCACAATCTGAGGAACATCGACGTCGATCTTCCGAAGGGGAAGCTCGTGGTGATCACCGGACCCAGCGGCTGCGGGAAATCCTCCCTAGCCTTCCACACCCTGTATGCGGAGGGGCAGCGGCGGTATGTGGAGTCCCTGTCCGTCTATGCGCGGCAGTTCCTCGACCAACTGGAGAAGCCGGACGTCGATTCGATCGAGGGGCTGAGCCCGGCGATCGCCATCGAGCAGCGGGGCGGGGGATTGAACCCGCGCTCCACCGTGGCCACCGCTACGGAGATCTATGACTACTTGCGCGTGCTGTGGGCGGCGGCGGGCGTGCCGCATGACCCGCTGACCGGTGCGCGGCTGCAGAAAATGGGGCCCATGGATATCGTGACGCGGCTGGCCGGACTGCCGGAAGGCACGAAGGTGATCCTGCTCGCGCCGCTGCCGAAGGAGGAATTGGGCGAGCCGGTGCGGTTGCTGGGGGACCTGCAGCGGCAGGGCTTCATCCGCCTGCGGGTGGACGGAGAGGTGATGGAGATCGAGGAAGCGTCGAAGAACTGGCCGGAGCTGCCGTCCGCCGTGGAGATCGTGGTGGACCGCTTCGTCATCCGGGCGGGTGTGGAGTCGCGGCTGGCGGACTCCGTGGAAACCGCGCTGCGCCTCTGTGGCAGTGAGGCGAGGGCTTCCGTTCAGGAGCCGGAGGCGGACGCCTGGTCGGACCTTTCCTTCCAGACCTCCTACCGGAATCCGGAGACAGGCTTCACCGTGGGCGAGCTTTCGCCGAAGCATTTCTCCTTCAACTCCCACCTCGGTGCGTGTGAGGCGTGCGAGGGCCTTGGCACGGAGATGTTCTGCGACCCGGCGCTGCTGCTGGGGGAGAAGGAATTGCCCCTGCTGAAGGGTGGCATGAAGGGATGGTGGAAGGAGAAGTCCCAGCGCGACGGACAGTTCAAGAGGGAGACCACCGCCTTGCTGGCACAGTATGAACTGCCGGAGGCTTCGACATTTTCCAGTCTGACGGATGAGGTGAAGCGGGTGCTGCTGGAAGGTGGCCACCTGGTCACCGGATGGAAGTTGGGCAAAGAAAAGAAGCCGCAGACGAAACGGTTCGAGGGCCTGACCGTCGAGGCGATGCGGAAATACCGCGAGGCTTCCAGTGAGGCGGGGCGCCGCAGGTTGGCGCGGGTGATGGCGCACCGGCCATGCCGGGTGTGCGGGGGCAGGAGATTGAAGAGAGAGTGGCTCGCGGTGCGGATCGAGGGGCCGGATGACCGCTGGCTGGGCATCCAGGATTTCTGTGCGCTGGATGTGGCCGGGGCGGTCGAGTGGCTGGAGGGATTCCAACCGGACCCGTCGAAGGCGGAGGTGTGCAAGCGGCTGGCGGATGACGTGCGCTCACGCCTTTCCTTCCTGTCGGAGGTGGGGCTGGACTACCTCACGCTGGACCGCACCAGTGGCACGCTTTCCGGTGGTGAAGCCCAGCGCATCCGGCTGGCAACGCAGCTCGGCGCGGGCTTGTCGGGAGTCTTGTATGTGCTGGATGAACCGAGCATCGGCCTGCATGCGGCGGACACCGCACGGTTGGTCGGCGCCCTCACCCGCCTGCGGGATCTGGGGAACACGGTCATCGTCGTGGAGCATGATGAGGAGATCATCCGTGCGGCGGACTGGGTCATCGACATGGGGCCGGGCGCGGGTGCGGGCGGCGGGCTGGTGCTGGCGGAGGGGCTTCCGGATGGGATCGCATCGCCCACGGGGGAATGGTTGCGTGGGAAAAAGATCTCCGTTCCGGCGGCACCATCGTCGCTCGGTCTGGGGGAGTTGGTCATCCGCGGCGCGCGGGAGCACAACCTGCGGAACATCGATGTGAAGATCCTGCTCGGCAGGCTGGTGTGCCTCACCGGTCCCAGCGGCAGCGGGAAGTCCACCCTCGCGGATGACATCCTCCGCCGGGTGTTGATGCGCCATTTCAACGGCTCCGGCGAGATGCCGGGCGCGCATGATGGCATCGACGGGCTGGAGCAGATCGAGAAGTGCGTGGTGGCGGACCAGTCACCCATCGGCCGCAGTCCGCGCTCGAACCCGGCGACGTTCACCGGCGCGTTCGATCTGGTGCGGGACCTGTTCACCAAGCTGGCGCTGTCAAAGCAGCGTGGATACGGCCCGGGACGTTTCAGTTTCAATGCGGCGGGCGGCAGGTGCGAGCGCTGCATGGGCAACGGACGGCTGAAGATCGAGATGCACTTCCTGCCGGATGCCTGGGTGGTCTGTCCGGGATGTTTCGGAAAGCGCTTCAACCGCGAGACGCTGGAGGTCACCTACAAGGGCAAGTCCATCGCGGATGTGCTGGAGCTGGCGGTGAGCGATGCCCGCGTGTTTTTCCGGCCCATCCCGAAGCTGCACAAGATTCTCGAAATCCTGGAGGAACTCGGCCTCGGTTACCTGAAACTGGGACAGCCCGCGAACACCCTCTCCGGCGGGGAGGCGCAGCGGCTGAAGCTGGCCGTGGAATTGGCGAAGCCGCAGGCACCGCACACGCTCTATCTGTTTGATGAGCCGACCACCGGCCTGCACTTCGGCGATGTGGAAAAACTGCTGGCCGCATTCATGAAGCTGCGGGATGCCGGGCACAGCGTGCTGGTGGTGGAGCACCAGCTCGATGTCATCGCCGCGTCGGACTGGGTGATCGAGCTGGGACCTGGGGGCGGCCGGCATGGCGGCAGCCTCGTCAGCGAAGGATCACCGGCGAAGATCCGGAAGGACAAGGCATCTCCAACCGGAAAAGCCCTCGCCCGCATGTCACGCTGA
- a CDS encoding elongation factor P, which produces MPSVPAINLRKGHAVRHNNEVCLVTETELKTPPRMASYVQMSIRSVATKKVFNLRMTSNDSLEGVVLERTPHEYSYKDSGGYHFLDPNTYEDAIVYEDLIENVKNYLIEGQIYTLLIADGSVVSVEVPLSMVMTVAESSEGVKGDSANNVYKPATMETGLVVQVPLFINVGERISVKTEDGTYQGRSN; this is translated from the coding sequence ATGCCAAGCGTACCCGCCATCAACCTCCGCAAAGGACACGCCGTCCGCCACAACAACGAGGTCTGCCTCGTCACCGAGACCGAGCTGAAGACGCCTCCGCGCATGGCTTCCTACGTGCAGATGTCCATCCGCAGTGTGGCCACCAAGAAGGTCTTCAACCTCCGCATGACCTCGAACGACTCCCTCGAAGGCGTCGTCCTGGAGCGCACCCCGCACGAATATTCCTACAAGGACAGCGGCGGCTACCACTTCCTCGACCCGAACACCTACGAGGACGCCATCGTCTATGAAGATCTGATCGAGAACGTGAAGAACTACCTCATTGAGGGCCAGATCTACACCCTCCTCATCGCGGATGGTTCCGTGGTTTCCGTCGAAGTCCCCCTCTCCATGGTCATGACCGTCGCCGAGTCCTCCGAAGGCGTGAAAGGCGACTCCGCCAACAACGTCTACAAACCGGCCACCATGGAAACCGGACTGGTCGTGCAGGTCCCTCTCTTCATCAACGTCGGTGAGCGGATCAGTGTGAAGACCGAGGACGGCACCTATCAAGGCCGCTCGAACTGA